From the genome of Alosa alosa isolate M-15738 ecotype Scorff River chromosome 20, AALO_Geno_1.1, whole genome shotgun sequence, one region includes:
- the lsm10 gene encoding U7 snRNA-associated Sm-like protein LSm10, which translates to MEVSHSIRERTIAENSLVVLLQGLQGQVTTVDLRDESKARGRVVNVDAFMNVRLEEVLYQDRKGRLTKLADLFITGRNVRYVHIPDHMDIVETIKTQLARIHRVRDFSGKQAGRKEYSTKKGKK; encoded by the coding sequence ATGGAGGTGTCGCACTCAATCAGGGAGCGCACAATCGCAGAGAACAGTCTGGTTGTCCTACTGCAGGGTCTGCAAGGCCAGGTGACCACAGTGGACCTGCGGGACGAGAGCAAAGCCAGAGGCCGCGTGGTCAACGTGGATGCTTTCATGAACGTGCGTCTGGAAGAGGTGCTCTACCAGGACCGCAAGGGACGTCTCACTAAGCTGGCGGACCTGTTCATCACTGGACGCAACGTTCGCTATGTACACATTCCGGATCACATGGACATCGTGGAGACCATCAAAACCCAGTTGGCCAGGATTCACAGAGTTCGAGATTTCTCTGGGAAACAGGCCGGCAGGAAGGAGTACTCAACcaagaaagggaaaaaatga